In a genomic window of Cryptococcus depauperatus CBS 7841 chromosome 8, complete sequence:
- a CDS encoding SBDS family rRNA metabolism protein, with translation MLRQPGTQIKLTNVSIVRMKKGGKRFEIACYQNKVSEFRSGIENDLSEVLQIEQVFTNVPKGLVAKKEEWTKCFGTDDMSRVIEEILRKGELQINNLERTQHLSALSREIATIITEMTVDPNTSRKHTVGMVEKAMSEVGFSVRADKPAKAQALELIKKLSEGNILSVRRIRMRIRLTMPSKDAKRCKEKIVVEVEEIEEEEMGTEWEAIAQINPSNFKTLTDIINNETKGKGRIESLGSASS, from the exons ATGCTCAGACAACCAGGAACTCAGATCAA GCTTACCAATGTAAGCATTGTCCGTATGAAGAAAGGAGGAAAGCGATTTGAG ATTGCTTGTTATCAGAACAAAGTTTCTGAGTTTCGTTCGGGAAT AGAAAACGACCTTTCAGAAGTCCTTCAGATCGAACAGGTTTTCACAAATGTACCGAAGGGCCTTGTagcaaagaaagaggaatgGACAAAATGCTTTGGGACCGATGACATGAGCAGAGTGATTGAGGAG ATTTTAAGAAAAGGAGAACTGCAAATTAACAATTTAGAGAGAACTCAGCATCTGTCCGCTCTCTCACGCGAAATTGCGACCATTATTACCGAGATGACTGTAGACCCCAACACATCACGAAAACATACTGTAGGAATGGTTGAGAAAGCAATGTCGGAAGTGGGATTCAGCGTTCGAGCCGATAAGCCAGCCAAGGCACAAGCTTTAGAGCTGATCAAAAAGCTCAGTGAAGGAAACATACTTTCGGTCAGAAGAATCAGGATGAGAATAAGGCTCACAATGCCTAGCAAGGACGCAAAAAGatgcaaagaaaaaattgTGGTAGAAGTCGAAGAGAtcgaagaggaagaaatgggaACTGAGTGGGAGGCG ATTGCACAGATCAATCCTAGCAATTTCAAAACACTTACAGATATAATCAATAACGAGACCAAGGGCAAAGGCAGAATTGAATCTTTGGGAAGTGCAAGCAGTTGA
- a CDS encoding 3-demethylubiquinone-9 3-O-methyltransferase, with translation MLKSVISLRSHFISKWPIQNICIAKNIHIRDISSSQTSAATLPSSFSTINASEISHFSNLSSHWWSETGEFALLHRMNPTRVEYIRHKVTLAPTADEEWSFETRHLDAQMEETKGNGDWLAGMRCLDVGCGGGLLSECLARLGGNVVGVDASESNIGIATAHARQDPMLVQKMNQRELIYRHGTAEALRDAGEMFDIVCSMEVLEHVDEPGEFMKCLGEMVKPGGHLILSTINRSPLSQLLTITMAEDVLRLVTPGTHTYHKFVKPHELRRFVYSDMGGFDTWHKNDDGSDIRQDEVGETRGIVYNPLKGAWKLWDGEERSWKKEVGEACNYMYHARKKA, from the exons ATGCTAAAATCAGTCATCTCTCTACGCTCTCACTTCATTTCGAAATGGCCAATCCAGAACATATGTATCGCTAAAAATATACACATTCGAGACATCTCTTCGTCTCAGACAAGTGCAGCTACCTTGCCATCGTCATTTAGTACAATCAATGCGTCAGAGATCTCTCATTTTTCCAATCTCTCTTCCCATTGGTGGTCAGAAACAGGAGAATTTGCTCTATTGCACCGCATGAACCCTACAAGAGTAGAGTATATCCGCCACAAAGTTACCCTTGCACCTAcagcagatgaagaatggtcGTTTGAGACACGTCATCTTGATGCCCAAATGGAAGAAACAAAGGGAAATGGGGATTGGTTGGCTGGTATGAGATGCCTTGATGTTGGTTGTGGAGGTGGGCTTTTGTCGGAATGTTTAGCAAGATTAGGAGGCAACGTGGTCGGCGTCGATGCGAGTGAGAGTAATATTGGGATTGCTACTGCTCATGCTAGACAGGATCCCATGTTGGTTCAGAAAATGAATCAAAGAGAGCTGATATACCGGCACGGTACTGCCGAAGCGCTGAGAGATGCAGGTGAAATGTTTGACATAGTTTGCTCCATGGAGGTTTTGGAGCATGTAGACGAACCGGGAGAGTTTATGAAATGTCTAGGGGAGATGGTTAAG CCCGGAGGCCACCTTATTCTTTCCACCATCAATCGCTCGCCTCTCTCACAACTTCTTACCATCACAATGGCTGAAGATGTTCTTCGTCTTGTCACGCCAGGCACTCATACCTACCATAAGTTTGTGAAACCACATGAGCTCAGAAGATTTGTTTACTCTGATATGGGCGGTTTTGACACATGGCATAAGAACGATGATGGCAGCGACATACGGCAAGATGAGGTTGGAGAGACAAGAGGTATTGTCTACAATCCGCTCAAGGGAGCTTGGAAATTGTGGGATGGCGAAGAAAggagttggaagaaagaggtaGGGGAGGCCTGCAACTACATGTATCATGCGAGAAAAAAGGCATGA
- a CDS encoding elongator complex protein 3: MTAPPTSQSELHLLCVSAVVRDLINTYNSSSSTPNINSIRAKYAKKYGLKAVPRLTDVLAAVPDEWKDRLRIWLRAKPVRTASGVAVVAVMCKPHRCPHVAMTGNICVYCPGGPDSDFEYSTQSYTGYEPTSMRAIRARYDPYEQARGRINQLRDLGHSVDKVEIILMGGTFMSMPEGYRHKFIAGLHNALSGHTGDDVDEAVRFSEQSKIKCVGITIETRPDYCLKPHLSQMLRYGCTRLEIGVQSVHEDVARDTNRGHTVRAVSESFHMSKDAGYKIVAHMMPDLPNCGVERDIWQFQEFFENPAFRSDGLKLYPTLVIRGTGLYELWRTGRYKNYPPNSLVDIVARIMALVPPWTRVYRVQRDIPMPLVSSGVENGNLRELALARMKDFGAECRDVRYREVGLHEIHHRVRPQDIELIRRDYAANGGWETFLSYEDPQSDILVGLLRLRKCSEEGTFRKELVGMKGGSSLVRELHVYGTAAPVHSRDPKKFQHQGIGTLLMEEAERIAREEHGSGRIAVISGVGTRDYYRRLGYHLDGPYMVKDLLYDD, encoded by the exons ATGACAGCACCTCCAACATCCCAGTCAGAGTTACACCTTCTATGCGTATCTGCTGTCGTGCGAGATCTTATCAATACCTACAattcttcaagctcaactCCAAATATTAACAGCATTAGGGCAAAATATGCAAAAAAATATGGACTCAAAGCGGTTCCTCGTTTGACAGATGTTCTTGCTGCTGTTCCCGACGAATGGAAAGACAGACTAAGAATATGGCTGAGAGCAAAGCCCGTCAGAACTGCCAGTGGCGTTGCAGTTGTCGCAGTTATGTGCAAGCCTCATCGATGTCCTCATGTTGCCATGACTGGAAACATTTGCGT CTACTGCCCTGGAGGCCCAGACTCTGATTTTGAATATTCGACCCAATCCTACACAGGCTATGAA CCAACGTCCATGCGGGCTATTCGCGCTCGGTATGATCCGTATGAGCAAGCTCGCGGCCGAATCAATCAGCTACGTGATTTGGGACACAGCGTAGATAAGGTGGAAATTAT TTTAATGGGAGGAACATTTATGTCCATGCCTGAAGGTTATAGACACAAGTTCATTGCGGGGCTGCATAATGCGTTGAGCGGACATACAGGAGACGATGTAGACGAGGCAGTCAGGTTCTCGGAACAGAGCAAGATCAAATGTGTCGGCATCACTATCGAGACTCGTCCGGATTATTGTCTAAAACCTCATTTGAGTCAAATGTTGCGATATGGTTGCACTCGTCTAGAGATTGGTGTTCAATCAGTTCATGAA GACGTCGCACGAGACACAAATCGAGGCCACACAGTGCGTGCTGTCAGTGAATCTTTTCACATGTCTAAGGATGCAGGCTACAAGATCGTTGCGCACATGATGCCTGATCTACCTAATTGCGGTGTTGAACGAGATATTTGGCAGTTTCAAGAATTCTTCGAAAATCCCGCTTTCCGTTCAGATGGTCTGAAGCTATACCCTACCCTTGTCATACGTGGTACTGGTCTTTATGAGCTTTGGAGGACCGGAAGATACAAGAATTATCCTCCCAACTCTCTCGTGGACATTGTCGCCAGAATCATGGCCCTCGTTCCTCCTTGGACCAGGGTTTATCGTGTCCAGCGAGATATCCCCATGCCGTTAGTCTCCTCTGGTGTTGAGAATGGCAATCTACGAGAACTTGCCCTTGCTCGTATGAAAGACTTTGGTGCAGAATGTAGGGATGTTCGATATCGTGAGGTTGGCCTGCACGAGATTCATCATCGAGTACGACCACAAGACATCGAGTTAATTCGACGAGACTATGCCGCAAATGGGGGCTGGGAAACTTTTTTGTCTTATGAAGATCCTCAATCGGATATTTTGGTGGGACTTTTGAGGTTGAGGAAATGTTCAGAGGAAGGAACCTTCAGAAAGGAGTTAGTAGGGATGAAGGGTGGATCTAGTTTAGTAAGAGAGCTC CACGTTTACGGGACAGCTGCCCCTGTACACTCTCGTGACCCCAAAAAGTTTCAGCACCAAGGTATAGGTACTCTTCTCATGGAGGAAGCTGAACGTAttgcaagagaagaacacGGAAGTGGACGTATCGCGGTCATTTCTGGAGTTGGAACACGAGACTATTACAGGCGTTTAGGTTATCATCTGGATGGTCCTTACATGGTCAAGGATTTACTGTATGATGATTAA